A single genomic interval of Caretta caretta isolate rCarCar2 chromosome 23, rCarCar1.hap1, whole genome shotgun sequence harbors:
- the PCSK1N gene encoding proSAAS, which yields MATSLMLATLLCAVGPAAGKALPAGPRGALPHDSAGGPRRFRRDLRGAPYEGEMGLANEIYYPRLGPLAQDELLAQALERLGAPPAGRWREDEPGGTPWLQEVPAGGRWRQDGAQAALALQRLLQESVPLASLLQLWDQARGAPYPDYDETGAGAPPRTRPPAPPQLSRYRTDGAYESHQDEPGDEEPGEMDAEMLRYLVGRILAGGGETRPPRHPRRLRRGLEEEPPTLLRVKRLGDDGEGPEAGAPQLQRAKRTEEEEEAGGGRRGVYGGEPLLRYLPE from the exons ATGGCTACGAGCCTGATGCTGGCGACCCTGCTCTGCGCGGTGGGCCCCGCCGCCGGGAAG GCTCTTCCTGCCGGCCCCAGGGGGGCATTGCCCCACGACTCGGCCGGGGGCCCCCGACGTTTCCGACGGGACCTGCGGGGGGCTCCCTATGAGGGGGAGATGGGGCTGGCCAACGAGATCTACTACCCCCGGCTGGGGCCGCTGGCCCAGGACGAGCTGCTGGCCCAGGCgttggagaggctgggggcacCCCCTGCGGGCCGGTGGCGGGAGGATGAGCCGGGGGGCACCCCGTGGCTCCAGGAGGTGCCCGCCGGTGGACGCTGGAGGCAGGACGGGGCCCAGGCCGCCCTGGCTCTCCAGCGCCTTCTCCAGGAATCGGTCCCCCTGGcctccctcctgcagctgtggGACCAGGCCAGGGGGGCCCCGTACCCCGATTACGATGAGACCGGGGCGGGCGCCCCGCCCAGGAcccggcccccggccccaccccagctgAGCCGCTACCGGACGGACGGGGCCTACGAGAGCCACCAGGACGAGCCGGGGGATGAGGAGCCTGGGGAGATGGATGCGGAGATGCTGAG GTACCTGGTGGGCCGGATCCTCGCGGGGGGCGGCGAGACGagacccccccgccaccccagacGCCTGCGCCGGGGGCTGGAGGAAgaaccccccaccctgctgcgTGTGAAGCGGCTCGGGGATGATGGGGAGGGGCCTGAGGCGGGGGCACCCCAGCTGCAGCGGGCCAAGAggacggaggaggaggaggaggctggtggggggcggagaggggtgtatgggggggaACCTCTGCTGAGGTATCTGCCTGAGTAA
- the PRAF2 gene encoding PRA1 family protein 2 — MSEVRPPPLRALGDFLLGPARLAAPDPRAPQRWRNRVLNNLLYYQSNYGLGLGLALLLGGYFRPLHTLLSGSAVTLVFVAFVWAAENKAPIRRFRSSYPGASLLAVLGSAYGLVSLLGGSRVFLLTVTLPISMILIHASFRLRNLKNKIENKIESIGLKRTPMGLLLEAMGQEQEAGS, encoded by the exons ATGTCCGAGGTGCGGCCGCCCCCGCTGCGGGCGCTGGGCGATTTCCTGCTGGGCCCCGCGCGCCTGGCGGCCCCGGACCCGCGCGCCCCGCAGCGCTGGAGGAACCGGGTCCTCAACAACCTGCTGTATTATCAGAGCAACTacgggctgggcctggggctggcgctgctgctgggggg GTACTTCCGGCCCCTGCACACCCTGCTTTCTGGCTCCGCCGTGACCCTCGTCTTCGTCGCCTTTGTCTGGGCGGCCGAGAACAAGGCTCCAATTCGGCGCTTCCGGAGCAGCTATCCCGGCGCCAGCCTCCTGGCCGTGCTGGGGAGCGCCTACGGCCTGGTGTCCCTGTTGGGGGGCTCGAGGGTCTTCCTGCTGACAGTCACCCTGCCCATCTCCA TGATTCTGATCCACGCCTCCTTTCGCCTCCGGAACCTCAAGAATAAAATCGAGAACAAGATCGAGAGCATTGGGCTGAAGAGGACGCCCATGGGGCTACTGTTGGAGGCGATGGGCCAGGAACAAGAAGCTGGCTCTTAA
- the CCDC120 gene encoding LOW QUALITY PROTEIN: coiled-coil domain-containing protein 120 (The sequence of the model RefSeq protein was modified relative to this genomic sequence to represent the inferred CDS: deleted 1 base in 1 codon) yields the protein MEVKGQLITSSSYSSADALGRDPGLRLRLQELQERQWGLREALGLRVAELRRLCLQEAELTGKLPPEYPLEPGERPHPVRRRAVPTHRGPGAEALAWELRRELAVQRQVVEAARRLALAPELSDQQRRRRRQVQAEAAQRLRELEGQLGETRARLGAPRGAHDEAFTSENSSLSESASHENNDPHGFHPPKVGPSSPRSRDHLRAVSGSPDRRPGWRGPPTELGGGAASRRSSLASPTSPSRTLPRSVSSFEGRSVPATPVLTRTICSGSHVRPDAPPATRQWSGSQDSQLGPPSRDPSADRAPPAFAARTRRSNSSEALIERGAPPEDPPFRGPPRPPYAEILLDYYLEPHCSPAGAHLSRRDAPPPPGWGYPESPLPRRAGRAKSCGPPPQSQPPPPAPQRPPRAVHKALALEGLRNWYLRNAGGAGGAPPPRDRRGGAPRGWPEPHPRPETGGYLPHSLSYAGQPLQGRPFADLLYPDGPGAPSPSLGPPLDVERHPPGTLV from the exons ATGGAGGTCAAAGGGCAGCTCATCACCTCCTCCAGCTACAGCTCAGCAG ATGCCCTGGGGCGGGACCCCGGCTTGCGGCTGCGgctgcaggagctgcaggagcggcAGTGGGGCCTGCGGGAGGCGCTGGGGTTGCGGGTCGCCGAGCTGCGCCGGCTCTGTCTGCAGGAGGCC gAGCTGACAGGGAAGCTGCCCCCCGAGTACCCGCTGgagccgggggagagaccccacCCCGTCCGGAGAAGAGCGGTGCCCACCCACCGGGGACCTGGAGCTGAG GCGCTGGCGTGGGAGCTGCGCCGGGAGCTGGCCGTGCAGCGGCAGGTGGTGGAGGCCGCACGgcgcctggccctggccccggaGCTGTCGGATCAGCAGCGTCGCCGGCGTCGGCAGGTCCAGGCCGAGGCCGCCCAGCGCCTGCGGgagctggaggggcagctgggggagACGCGGGCCCGGCTGGGGGCGCCCCGGGGAGCGCACG ATGAGGCGTTCACCTCCGAGAACAGCTCCCTCTCCGAATCGGCCAGTCACGAGAACA ACGACCCCCACGGTTTCCACCCGCCCAAGGTGGGCCCCTCGTCCCCCCGCAGCCGGGATCACCTCCGCGCCGTGTCCGGCAGCCCCGACCGCCGGCCTGGCTGGCGAGGGCCCCCcacggagctg ggggggggggccgccaGCCGCCGCAGCTCGCTAGCCAGCCCTACCAG CCCGAGTCGGACCCTGCCCCGGAGCGTGTCCAGCTTTGAGGGCCGGAGCGTCCCAGCGACCCCGGTTCTGACCCGGACCATCTGCAGCGGGAGCCACGTCAG GCCGGACGCCCCCCCAGCCACCCGTCAGTGgtcggggagccaggactcccagctcGGCCCCCCCAGCCGGGACCCCAGCGCCGACCGGGCCCCCCCAGCCTTCGCCGCCCGAACCCGCCGCAGTAACAGCTCGGAGGCCCTGATCGAGCGGGGAGCCCCCCCCGAAGACCCTCCTTTCCgtggccccccccggcccccataCGCCGAGATCCTCCTGGACTATTACCTGGAGCCCCACTGCTCGCCGGCCGGAGCCCACCTCTCGCGCCGCGATGCCCCCCCGCCTCCCGGCTGGGGGTACCCCGAGAGCCCCCTGCCACGCCGGGCAGGGCGCGCCAAGTCCTGCgggccccctccccagagccagccgccgcccccggccccccagcGCCCGCCCCGGGCCGTCCACAAAGCCTTGGCCCTGGAGGGGCTCCGGAACTGGTACCTGCGGAACGCCGGCGGAGCGGGGggggcccccccgccccgggacagGAGAGGGGGGGCCCCCCGTGGCTGGCCCGAACCCCACCCCCGGCCGGAGACGGGGGGCTACCTGCCCCATTCGCTGAGCTACGCTGGGCAGCCGCTGCAGGGCAG ACCCTTCGCAGACCTCCTTTACCCGGACGGAcctggtgccccctcccccagcctggggccccccttGGATGTGGAGAGACACCCCCCAGGGACGCTGGTCTGA